The following are encoded in a window of Balaenoptera ricei isolate mBalRic1 chromosome 1, mBalRic1.hap2, whole genome shotgun sequence genomic DNA:
- the FCMR gene encoding fas apoptotic inhibitory molecule 3 isoform X4: MDLWLWSLYFLPVAGALKVLPEVKVEGMLGGSVVIECPLPEMHVRIYLCRTIVASGGCATVVSNRNFVKKEFQHRVTLALFPERNLFLVEMTELVESDSGVYACGAGMDTDRGKTQQVTLSVHSDYGPFWEEEPVPEPPAWFNRFLQMHMPPWFQMPEHARSLEFISKVTTPAQRTEAPPAHHASPTTSITHRPRVYRASSVATAQPTTLLPPARASKTSAREELLRLQTASYNHQSRLHRQRALNHGPGPVSGMEDQGFYILTPTILGLILLALLGLVAKRVIQRRKGEGAAPLPGPGASAPPAPPQVSETPWLHAPSVNISCEYVSFYHQPAAKMEDTDSDDYVNIPCLTQLSSCPSAPRPWCQ, translated from the exons TAGCTGGAGCCCTGAAGGTCCTTCCAGAAGTAAAGGTGGAGGGAATGCTGGGAGGATCCGTTGTCATCGAGTGCCCGCTTCCTGAAATGCATGTGAGGATATATCTGTGCCGGACAATTGTTGCGTCTGGAGGATGCGCCACCGTGGTGTCCAACAGGAACTTCGTCAAGAAGGAATTCCAGCATCGAGTCACCCTGGCGCTGTTTCCAGAGAGGAATCTGTTCCTGGTGGAGATGACAGAGCTGGTCGAGAGTGACAGCGGGGTCTATGCCTGTGGGGCGGGCATGGACACAGACCGGGGCAAGACCCAGCAGGTCACCCTGTCTGTTCACAGTG ATTACGGGCCTTTCTGGGAAGAAGAGCCAGTGCCTGAGCCTCCAGCATGGTTTAATAGATTTCTCCAAATGCATATGCCTCCTTGGTTCCAGATGCCTGAACATGCCCGTTCTTTGGAATTCATATCCAAAG TAACCACACCAGCTCAAAGGACCGAGGCCCCTCCAGCACACCATGCCTCCCCCACCACCTCAATCACCCACCGCCCTCGAGTTTACAGGGCATCTTCAGTAGCAACCGCCCAGCCCACCACCCTCCTGCCACCCGCCAGAGCCTCAAAAACCTCAGCACGGGAGGAACTGCTCAGGCTCCAGACGGCCAGCTACAACCACCAAAGCAGGCTTCACAGGCAGAG aGCACTCAACCACGGCCCAGGCCCGGTGTCTGGGATGGAAGATCAAGGCTTCTACATCCTGACCCCCACCATCCTGGGTCTCATCCTGCTGGCACTTCTGGGGCTGGTGGCCAAGAGGGTCATTCAAAGGAGGAAAG GTGAAGGGGCGGCACCTCTCCCAGGCCCCGGAGCATCGGCGCCCCCAGCCCCGCCGCAG GTGTCGGAAACTCCCTGGCTCCACGCCCCATCTGTGAACATCAGCTGTGAATATGTGAGCTTCTACCACCAGCCTGCTGCCAAGATGGAGGACACGGATTCCGATGACTACGTCAATATTCCCTGCCTGACTCAGCTCTCCAGCTGTCCCTCTGCGCCCAGACCTTGGTGCCAATGA
- the IL24 gene encoding interleukin-24: MGSPVHMAALPCLSLILLFWSQGPGVQGQEFQFGPCQVEGVVLQELWEAFQAVKDIVQAQDNITSVQLLRKEVLQNVSEAESCHLIHALLKFYLNTVFKNYRDKAVEFRILKSFSTLANNFIVIVSKLQASQEKEMFSISESARRRFLLFQRAFKQLDREAAVTKAFGEVDILLTWMENFYQL; encoded by the exons ATGGGCTCTCCTGTGCACATGGCTGCCCTTCCCTGCCTGAGTCTGATCCTGCTTTTCTGGAGCCAGGGGCCAGGGGTCCAGGGCCAAGAATTCCAATTTGGGCCCTGCCAAGTAGAAGGGGTAGTTCTTCAGGAACTGTGGGAGGCCTTCCAGGCCGTGAAGGACATTGTG caagctcaggataatatcacgAGTGTCCAGCTGCTGCGGAAGGAGGTTCTGCAGAATGTCTCG gagGCTGAAAGCTGCCACCTCATCCATGCCCTGCTGAAGTTCTACTTGAACACTGTCTTCAAAAACTACCGCGATAAGGCAGTTGAATTCAGGATCCTGAAGTCATTCTCTACTCTGGCCAACAACTTTATTGTCATCGTGTCCAAACTGCAAGCCAGT CAGGAGAAGGAGATGTTTTCCATCAGTGAGAGTGCACGCAGGCGGTTTCTGCTGTTCCAGCGAGCATTTAAACAG ttGGACAGAGAAGCAGCTGTGACCAAAGCCTTTGGAGAAGTGGACATTCTCTTGACCTGGATGGAGAACTTCTACCAGCTCTGA
- the FCMR gene encoding fas apoptotic inhibitory molecule 3 isoform X5, with amino-acid sequence MDLWLWSLYFLPDYGPFWEEEPVPEPPAWFNRFLQMHMPPWFQMPEHARSLEFISKVTTPAQRTEAPPAHHASPTTSITHRPRVYRASSVATAQPTTLLPPARASKTSAREELLRLQTASYNHQSRLHRQRALNHGPGPVSGMEDQGFYILTPTILGLILLALLGLVAKRVIQRRKALSRRVRRLAVRMRALEASQRPLSQRPRVSQRPRTQNNVYSACPRRPREVDAAGEGAAPLPGPGASAPPAPPQVSETPWLHAPSVNISCEYVSFYHQPAAKMEDTDSDDYVNIPCLTQLSSCPSAPRPWCQ; translated from the exons ATTACGGGCCTTTCTGGGAAGAAGAGCCAGTGCCTGAGCCTCCAGCATGGTTTAATAGATTTCTCCAAATGCATATGCCTCCTTGGTTCCAGATGCCTGAACATGCCCGTTCTTTGGAATTCATATCCAAAG TAACCACACCAGCTCAAAGGACCGAGGCCCCTCCAGCACACCATGCCTCCCCCACCACCTCAATCACCCACCGCCCTCGAGTTTACAGGGCATCTTCAGTAGCAACCGCCCAGCCCACCACCCTCCTGCCACCCGCCAGAGCCTCAAAAACCTCAGCACGGGAGGAACTGCTCAGGCTCCAGACGGCCAGCTACAACCACCAAAGCAGGCTTCACAGGCAGAG aGCACTCAACCACGGCCCAGGCCCGGTGTCTGGGATGGAAGATCAAGGCTTCTACATCCTGACCCCCACCATCCTGGGTCTCATCCTGCTGGCACTTCTGGGGCTGGTGGCCAAGAGGGTCATTCAAAGGAGGAAAG CTCTCTCCAGACGGGTCCGCCGACTGGCCGTGAGGATGCGCGCCCTGGAGGCCTCACAGCGGCCCCTGTCACAGCGGCCACGCGTGTCGCAGCGGCCACGCACCCAGAACAACGTCTACAGCGCCTGCCCTCGGCGCCCTCGGGAGGTGGACGCTGCTG GTGAAGGGGCGGCACCTCTCCCAGGCCCCGGAGCATCGGCGCCCCCAGCCCCGCCGCAG GTGTCGGAAACTCCCTGGCTCCACGCCCCATCTGTGAACATCAGCTGTGAATATGTGAGCTTCTACCACCAGCCTGCTGCCAAGATGGAGGACACGGATTCCGATGACTACGTCAATATTCCCTGCCTGACTCAGCTCTCCAGCTGTCCCTCTGCGCCCAGACCTTGGTGCCAATGA
- the FCMR gene encoding fas apoptotic inhibitory molecule 3 isoform X8, with the protein MDLWLWSLYFLPVAGALKVLPEVKVEGMLGGSVVIECPLPEMHVRIYLCRTIVASGGCATVVSNRNFVKKEFQHRVTLALFPERNLFLVEMTELVESDSGVYACGAGMDTDRGKTQQVTLSVHSALSRRVRRLAVRMRALEASQRPLSQRPRVSQRPRTQNNVYSACPRRPREVDAAGEGAAPLPGPGASAPPAPPQVSETPWLHAPSVNISCEYVSFYHQPAAKMEDTDSDDYVNIPCLTQLSSCPSAPRPWCQ; encoded by the exons TAGCTGGAGCCCTGAAGGTCCTTCCAGAAGTAAAGGTGGAGGGAATGCTGGGAGGATCCGTTGTCATCGAGTGCCCGCTTCCTGAAATGCATGTGAGGATATATCTGTGCCGGACAATTGTTGCGTCTGGAGGATGCGCCACCGTGGTGTCCAACAGGAACTTCGTCAAGAAGGAATTCCAGCATCGAGTCACCCTGGCGCTGTTTCCAGAGAGGAATCTGTTCCTGGTGGAGATGACAGAGCTGGTCGAGAGTGACAGCGGGGTCTATGCCTGTGGGGCGGGCATGGACACAGACCGGGGCAAGACCCAGCAGGTCACCCTGTCTGTTCACAGTG CTCTCTCCAGACGGGTCCGCCGACTGGCCGTGAGGATGCGCGCCCTGGAGGCCTCACAGCGGCCCCTGTCACAGCGGCCACGCGTGTCGCAGCGGCCACGCACCCAGAACAACGTCTACAGCGCCTGCCCTCGGCGCCCTCGGGAGGTGGACGCTGCTG GTGAAGGGGCGGCACCTCTCCCAGGCCCCGGAGCATCGGCGCCCCCAGCCCCGCCGCAG GTGTCGGAAACTCCCTGGCTCCACGCCCCATCTGTGAACATCAGCTGTGAATATGTGAGCTTCTACCACCAGCCTGCTGCCAAGATGGAGGACACGGATTCCGATGACTACGTCAATATTCCCTGCCTGACTCAGCTCTCCAGCTGTCCCTCTGCGCCCAGACCTTGGTGCCAATGA
- the FCMR gene encoding fas apoptotic inhibitory molecule 3 isoform X3 yields the protein MDLWLWSLYFLPVAGALKVLPEVKVEGMLGGSVVIECPLPEMHVRIYLCRTIVASGGCATVVSNRNFVKKEFQHRVTLALFPERNLFLVEMTELVESDSGVYACGAGMDTDRGKTQQVTLSVHSDYGPFWEEEPVPEPPAWFNRFLQMHMPPWFQMPEHARSLEFISKVTTPAQRTEAPPAHHASPTTSITHRPRVYRASSVATAQPTTLLPPARASKTSAREELLRLQTASYNHQSRLHRQRRVRRLAVRMRALEASQRPLSQRPRVSQRPRTQNNVYSACPRRPREVDAAGEGAAPLPGPGASAPPAPPQVSETPWLHAPSVNISCEYVSFYHQPAAKMEDTDSDDYVNIPCLTQLSSCPSAPRPWCQ from the exons TAGCTGGAGCCCTGAAGGTCCTTCCAGAAGTAAAGGTGGAGGGAATGCTGGGAGGATCCGTTGTCATCGAGTGCCCGCTTCCTGAAATGCATGTGAGGATATATCTGTGCCGGACAATTGTTGCGTCTGGAGGATGCGCCACCGTGGTGTCCAACAGGAACTTCGTCAAGAAGGAATTCCAGCATCGAGTCACCCTGGCGCTGTTTCCAGAGAGGAATCTGTTCCTGGTGGAGATGACAGAGCTGGTCGAGAGTGACAGCGGGGTCTATGCCTGTGGGGCGGGCATGGACACAGACCGGGGCAAGACCCAGCAGGTCACCCTGTCTGTTCACAGTG ATTACGGGCCTTTCTGGGAAGAAGAGCCAGTGCCTGAGCCTCCAGCATGGTTTAATAGATTTCTCCAAATGCATATGCCTCCTTGGTTCCAGATGCCTGAACATGCCCGTTCTTTGGAATTCATATCCAAAG TAACCACACCAGCTCAAAGGACCGAGGCCCCTCCAGCACACCATGCCTCCCCCACCACCTCAATCACCCACCGCCCTCGAGTTTACAGGGCATCTTCAGTAGCAACCGCCCAGCCCACCACCCTCCTGCCACCCGCCAGAGCCTCAAAAACCTCAGCACGGGAGGAACTGCTCAGGCTCCAGACGGCCAGCTACAACCACCAAAGCAGGCTTCACAGGCAGAG ACGGGTCCGCCGACTGGCCGTGAGGATGCGCGCCCTGGAGGCCTCACAGCGGCCCCTGTCACAGCGGCCACGCGTGTCGCAGCGGCCACGCACCCAGAACAACGTCTACAGCGCCTGCCCTCGGCGCCCTCGGGAGGTGGACGCTGCTG GTGAAGGGGCGGCACCTCTCCCAGGCCCCGGAGCATCGGCGCCCCCAGCCCCGCCGCAG GTGTCGGAAACTCCCTGGCTCCACGCCCCATCTGTGAACATCAGCTGTGAATATGTGAGCTTCTACCACCAGCCTGCTGCCAAGATGGAGGACACGGATTCCGATGACTACGTCAATATTCCCTGCCTGACTCAGCTCTCCAGCTGTCCCTCTGCGCCCAGACCTTGGTGCCAATGA
- the FCMR gene encoding fas apoptotic inhibitory molecule 3 isoform X1: protein MDLWLWSLYFLPVAGALKVLPEVKVEGMLGGSVVIECPLPEMHVRIYLCRTIVASGGCATVVSNRNFVKKEFQHRVTLALFPERNLFLVEMTELVESDSGVYACGAGMDTDRGKTQQVTLSVHSDYGPFWEEEPVPEPPAWFNRFLQMHMPPWFQMPEHARSLEFISKVTTPAQRTEAPPAHHASPTTSITHRPRVYRASSVATAQPTTLLPPARASKTSAREELLRLQTASYNHQSRLHRQRALNHGPGPVSGMEDQGFYILTPTILGLILLALLGLVAKRVIQRRKALSRRVRRLAVRMRALEASQRPLSQRPRVSQRPRTQNNVYSACPRRPREVDAAGEGAAPLPGPGASAPPAPPQVSETPWLHAPSVNISCEYVSFYHQPAAKMEDTDSDDYVNIPCLTQLSSCPSAPRPWCQ, encoded by the exons TAGCTGGAGCCCTGAAGGTCCTTCCAGAAGTAAAGGTGGAGGGAATGCTGGGAGGATCCGTTGTCATCGAGTGCCCGCTTCCTGAAATGCATGTGAGGATATATCTGTGCCGGACAATTGTTGCGTCTGGAGGATGCGCCACCGTGGTGTCCAACAGGAACTTCGTCAAGAAGGAATTCCAGCATCGAGTCACCCTGGCGCTGTTTCCAGAGAGGAATCTGTTCCTGGTGGAGATGACAGAGCTGGTCGAGAGTGACAGCGGGGTCTATGCCTGTGGGGCGGGCATGGACACAGACCGGGGCAAGACCCAGCAGGTCACCCTGTCTGTTCACAGTG ATTACGGGCCTTTCTGGGAAGAAGAGCCAGTGCCTGAGCCTCCAGCATGGTTTAATAGATTTCTCCAAATGCATATGCCTCCTTGGTTCCAGATGCCTGAACATGCCCGTTCTTTGGAATTCATATCCAAAG TAACCACACCAGCTCAAAGGACCGAGGCCCCTCCAGCACACCATGCCTCCCCCACCACCTCAATCACCCACCGCCCTCGAGTTTACAGGGCATCTTCAGTAGCAACCGCCCAGCCCACCACCCTCCTGCCACCCGCCAGAGCCTCAAAAACCTCAGCACGGGAGGAACTGCTCAGGCTCCAGACGGCCAGCTACAACCACCAAAGCAGGCTTCACAGGCAGAG aGCACTCAACCACGGCCCAGGCCCGGTGTCTGGGATGGAAGATCAAGGCTTCTACATCCTGACCCCCACCATCCTGGGTCTCATCCTGCTGGCACTTCTGGGGCTGGTGGCCAAGAGGGTCATTCAAAGGAGGAAAG CTCTCTCCAGACGGGTCCGCCGACTGGCCGTGAGGATGCGCGCCCTGGAGGCCTCACAGCGGCCCCTGTCACAGCGGCCACGCGTGTCGCAGCGGCCACGCACCCAGAACAACGTCTACAGCGCCTGCCCTCGGCGCCCTCGGGAGGTGGACGCTGCTG GTGAAGGGGCGGCACCTCTCCCAGGCCCCGGAGCATCGGCGCCCCCAGCCCCGCCGCAG GTGTCGGAAACTCCCTGGCTCCACGCCCCATCTGTGAACATCAGCTGTGAATATGTGAGCTTCTACCACCAGCCTGCTGCCAAGATGGAGGACACGGATTCCGATGACTACGTCAATATTCCCTGCCTGACTCAGCTCTCCAGCTGTCCCTCTGCGCCCAGACCTTGGTGCCAATGA
- the FCMR gene encoding fas apoptotic inhibitory molecule 3 isoform X6 gives MDLWLWSLYFLPVTTPAQRTEAPPAHHASPTTSITHRPRVYRASSVATAQPTTLLPPARASKTSAREELLRLQTASYNHQSRLHRQRALNHGPGPVSGMEDQGFYILTPTILGLILLALLGLVAKRVIQRRKALSRRVRRLAVRMRALEASQRPLSQRPRVSQRPRTQNNVYSACPRRPREVDAAGEGAAPLPGPGASAPPAPPQVSETPWLHAPSVNISCEYVSFYHQPAAKMEDTDSDDYVNIPCLTQLSSCPSAPRPWCQ, from the exons TAACCACACCAGCTCAAAGGACCGAGGCCCCTCCAGCACACCATGCCTCCCCCACCACCTCAATCACCCACCGCCCTCGAGTTTACAGGGCATCTTCAGTAGCAACCGCCCAGCCCACCACCCTCCTGCCACCCGCCAGAGCCTCAAAAACCTCAGCACGGGAGGAACTGCTCAGGCTCCAGACGGCCAGCTACAACCACCAAAGCAGGCTTCACAGGCAGAG aGCACTCAACCACGGCCCAGGCCCGGTGTCTGGGATGGAAGATCAAGGCTTCTACATCCTGACCCCCACCATCCTGGGTCTCATCCTGCTGGCACTTCTGGGGCTGGTGGCCAAGAGGGTCATTCAAAGGAGGAAAG CTCTCTCCAGACGGGTCCGCCGACTGGCCGTGAGGATGCGCGCCCTGGAGGCCTCACAGCGGCCCCTGTCACAGCGGCCACGCGTGTCGCAGCGGCCACGCACCCAGAACAACGTCTACAGCGCCTGCCCTCGGCGCCCTCGGGAGGTGGACGCTGCTG GTGAAGGGGCGGCACCTCTCCCAGGCCCCGGAGCATCGGCGCCCCCAGCCCCGCCGCAG GTGTCGGAAACTCCCTGGCTCCACGCCCCATCTGTGAACATCAGCTGTGAATATGTGAGCTTCTACCACCAGCCTGCTGCCAAGATGGAGGACACGGATTCCGATGACTACGTCAATATTCCCTGCCTGACTCAGCTCTCCAGCTGTCCCTCTGCGCCCAGACCTTGGTGCCAATGA
- the FCMR gene encoding fas apoptotic inhibitory molecule 3 isoform X7 — translation MDLWLWSLYFLPDYGPFWEEEPVPEPPAWFNRFLQMHMPPWFQMPEHARSLEFISKVTTPAQRTEAPPAHHASPTTSITHRPRVYRASSVATAQPTTLLPPARASKTSAREELLRLQTASYNHQSRLHRQRRVRRLAVRMRALEASQRPLSQRPRVSQRPRTQNNVYSACPRRPREVDAAGEGAAPLPGPGASAPPAPPQVSETPWLHAPSVNISCEYVSFYHQPAAKMEDTDSDDYVNIPCLTQLSSCPSAPRPWCQ, via the exons ATTACGGGCCTTTCTGGGAAGAAGAGCCAGTGCCTGAGCCTCCAGCATGGTTTAATAGATTTCTCCAAATGCATATGCCTCCTTGGTTCCAGATGCCTGAACATGCCCGTTCTTTGGAATTCATATCCAAAG TAACCACACCAGCTCAAAGGACCGAGGCCCCTCCAGCACACCATGCCTCCCCCACCACCTCAATCACCCACCGCCCTCGAGTTTACAGGGCATCTTCAGTAGCAACCGCCCAGCCCACCACCCTCCTGCCACCCGCCAGAGCCTCAAAAACCTCAGCACGGGAGGAACTGCTCAGGCTCCAGACGGCCAGCTACAACCACCAAAGCAGGCTTCACAGGCAGAG ACGGGTCCGCCGACTGGCCGTGAGGATGCGCGCCCTGGAGGCCTCACAGCGGCCCCTGTCACAGCGGCCACGCGTGTCGCAGCGGCCACGCACCCAGAACAACGTCTACAGCGCCTGCCCTCGGCGCCCTCGGGAGGTGGACGCTGCTG GTGAAGGGGCGGCACCTCTCCCAGGCCCCGGAGCATCGGCGCCCCCAGCCCCGCCGCAG GTGTCGGAAACTCCCTGGCTCCACGCCCCATCTGTGAACATCAGCTGTGAATATGTGAGCTTCTACCACCAGCCTGCTGCCAAGATGGAGGACACGGATTCCGATGACTACGTCAATATTCCCTGCCTGACTCAGCTCTCCAGCTGTCCCTCTGCGCCCAGACCTTGGTGCCAATGA
- the FCMR gene encoding fas apoptotic inhibitory molecule 3 isoform X2, translating into MDLWLWSLYFLPVAGALKVLPEVKVEGMLGGSVVIECPLPEMHVRIYLCRTIVASGGCATVVSNRNFVKKEFQHRVTLALFPERNLFLVEMTELVESDSGVYACGAGMDTDRGKTQQVTLSVHSDYGPFWEEEPVPEPPAWFNRFLQMHMPPWFQMPEHARSLEFISKVTTPAQRTEAPPAHHASPTTSITHRPRVYRASSVATAQPTTLLPPARASKTSAREELLRLQTASYNHQSRLHRQRALNHGPGPVSGMEDQGFYILTPTILGLILLALLGLVAKRVIQRRKALSRRVRRLAVRMRALEASQRPLSQRPRVSQRPRTQNNVYSACPRRPREVDAAGEQAGEGAAPLPGPGASAPPAPPQVSETPWLHAPSVNISCEYVSFYHQPAAKMEDTDSDDYVNIPCLTQLSSCPSAPRPWCQ; encoded by the exons TAGCTGGAGCCCTGAAGGTCCTTCCAGAAGTAAAGGTGGAGGGAATGCTGGGAGGATCCGTTGTCATCGAGTGCCCGCTTCCTGAAATGCATGTGAGGATATATCTGTGCCGGACAATTGTTGCGTCTGGAGGATGCGCCACCGTGGTGTCCAACAGGAACTTCGTCAAGAAGGAATTCCAGCATCGAGTCACCCTGGCGCTGTTTCCAGAGAGGAATCTGTTCCTGGTGGAGATGACAGAGCTGGTCGAGAGTGACAGCGGGGTCTATGCCTGTGGGGCGGGCATGGACACAGACCGGGGCAAGACCCAGCAGGTCACCCTGTCTGTTCACAGTG ATTACGGGCCTTTCTGGGAAGAAGAGCCAGTGCCTGAGCCTCCAGCATGGTTTAATAGATTTCTCCAAATGCATATGCCTCCTTGGTTCCAGATGCCTGAACATGCCCGTTCTTTGGAATTCATATCCAAAG TAACCACACCAGCTCAAAGGACCGAGGCCCCTCCAGCACACCATGCCTCCCCCACCACCTCAATCACCCACCGCCCTCGAGTTTACAGGGCATCTTCAGTAGCAACCGCCCAGCCCACCACCCTCCTGCCACCCGCCAGAGCCTCAAAAACCTCAGCACGGGAGGAACTGCTCAGGCTCCAGACGGCCAGCTACAACCACCAAAGCAGGCTTCACAGGCAGAG aGCACTCAACCACGGCCCAGGCCCGGTGTCTGGGATGGAAGATCAAGGCTTCTACATCCTGACCCCCACCATCCTGGGTCTCATCCTGCTGGCACTTCTGGGGCTGGTGGCCAAGAGGGTCATTCAAAGGAGGAAAG CTCTCTCCAGACGGGTCCGCCGACTGGCCGTGAGGATGCGCGCCCTGGAGGCCTCACAGCGGCCCCTGTCACAGCGGCCACGCGTGTCGCAGCGGCCACGCACCCAGAACAACGTCTACAGCGCCTGCCCTCGGCGCCCTCGGGAGGTGGACGCTGCTGGTGAGCAGGCGG GTGAAGGGGCGGCACCTCTCCCAGGCCCCGGAGCATCGGCGCCCCCAGCCCCGCCGCAG GTGTCGGAAACTCCCTGGCTCCACGCCCCATCTGTGAACATCAGCTGTGAATATGTGAGCTTCTACCACCAGCCTGCTGCCAAGATGGAGGACACGGATTCCGATGACTACGTCAATATTCCCTGCCTGACTCAGCTCTCCAGCTGTCCCTCTGCGCCCAGACCTTGGTGCCAATGA